One Candidatus Aminicenantes bacterium genomic window carries:
- a CDS encoding ABC transporter permease subunit, with the protein MLGTIVRKEITANLLSYKFFIVILLASVLIFTSLFVMGRDYKARLADYQLNRPAAGDPTAVRPPNPLSILAKGLDESISRSIDIGATGFNVRSGQKSGNVVYGFFPAPDFVYIVKLVMSLVALLFGFDQISREKEDGTLKLALSNAVSRSSLLAGKWLGNFLSLAAPFTLVTGLGVALIGLDPAIRFSAGHLGRLAGLLGLSLIYIALFLSLGFLVSALTQRSASSLVVLLLLWAGLVFVLPNLGTLVARQIVQMPSTKALSEKRQQIWTSEILKTYTQTGGWNQETWDERILSMNREFDRLEEDYGRQAARLVRLSQTINRLSPAAGFVYAATDIAGTGIDEDTRVKEDVVRYKNQIIDDIIRKKRPFPAFSYRPRSVGQALAEGGLIDIAWLVAAAVIAFGAAAVALRRYDVR; encoded by the coding sequence ATGCTCGGCACCATCGTAAGAAAAGAGATCACCGCCAACCTGCTGAGCTATAAGTTCTTCATCGTCATCCTGCTGGCCTCGGTCCTGATCTTCACCTCGCTATTCGTCATGGGCCGCGACTACAAGGCCCGCCTGGCCGATTATCAGCTTAACCGGCCGGCGGCCGGCGATCCGACCGCCGTCAGGCCCCCGAATCCGCTCTCGATCCTGGCCAAGGGGCTGGACGAGTCCATCTCTCGCTCGATCGACATCGGAGCCACCGGCTTCAACGTCCGATCCGGCCAGAAATCCGGCAACGTCGTCTACGGGTTCTTCCCGGCCCCGGACTTCGTCTACATCGTCAAGCTGGTGATGTCGCTCGTCGCCCTGCTCTTCGGGTTCGACCAGATCAGCCGAGAGAAGGAGGACGGGACTCTCAAGCTGGCGCTGTCCAACGCCGTCTCCCGCTCCTCCCTTCTGGCCGGGAAATGGCTGGGGAATTTCCTCAGCCTGGCCGCCCCCTTCACCCTCGTCACCGGCCTTGGCGTCGCCCTGATCGGCCTGGACCCCGCGATCCGGTTTTCGGCCGGGCATCTCGGCCGCCTGGCCGGCCTCCTCGGCTTGAGCCTTATCTACATCGCCCTGTTCCTGAGCCTGGGGTTCCTCGTCTCCGCTCTGACCCAACGCTCGGCCTCATCCCTGGTCGTCCTCCTCCTCCTCTGGGCAGGACTGGTCTTCGTCCTGCCCAACCTGGGGACGCTCGTAGCGCGCCAGATCGTCCAGATGCCATCGACCAAGGCCTTGAGCGAGAAGCGCCAGCAGATCTGGACGAGCGAAATCCTGAAGACTTATACCCAGACGGGCGGGTGGAATCAGGAGACCTGGGATGAACGGATCCTCAGCATGAATCGGGAGTTCGACCGCCTGGAGGAGGATTACGGCCGCCAAGCCGCGCGCCTGGTGCGGTTGAGCCAGACGATCAACCGCCTCTCGCCGGCCGCCGGCTTCGTCTACGCCGCGACGGACATCGCCGGCACGGGGATCGACGAAGATACCCGGGTCAAGGAAGACGTTGTCCGCTACAAAAACCAGATCATCGACGACATCATCCGGAAAAAACGGCCGTTCCCGGCCTTCTCCTACCGCCCCCGCTCGGTGGGACAGGCCCTGGCCGAGGGCGGACTGATCGACATCGCCTGGCTTGTGGCAGCTGCCGTCATCGCGTTTGGCGCCGCCGCCGTTGCGTTGCGTCGCTACGACGTCCGATAA
- a CDS encoding ABC transporter permease: MFATIVRKEIHNHILSFRFLVTALLLLIVIPATVLVLTNDYVRQLDDYSRRQVEIEHYLQRYAHFNRLGNIITPTQPPVPFMTMVRGLSADVDMSSFRNDPLPIVFPFLDLTFIVAILFSLAALVFSYDSVSGEREDGTLKLMLANGVPRAKILLGKIVGSTATLLIPFLISTIAGLFIVLLNPRVGWKGADFGALAVLLVGVLLYIGLFVTLGTLISARHRSSAASIMTSLFVWVLMVLVIPNLSPYAASFFRPAPSRLKIEREVFRLTQDERDVLGRQLAKAKTDVVLKGRPLLSGVERMSEKDVADAIRKDPEFAAAYSLYRKASQEGWDEANARQSAKAEVLQKELDRREKAQTKLAVELSMASPLADFTYLATDLSNTGMRNQRRFDTLRQGWWRIYGDYQDRRLEELKKANPTADAWNIAADVRDMPRFRYTEESLAARLKGILAPLAVLMIMTVGLFIGAFVSFIRYDAR; the protein is encoded by the coding sequence ATGTTCGCGACCATCGTCCGCAAGGAAATCCACAACCACATCCTGTCGTTCCGTTTTTTGGTCACGGCGCTTCTTCTCCTCATCGTCATCCCGGCGACGGTCCTCGTTCTAACCAACGACTACGTCCGGCAGCTGGACGATTATTCCCGCCGCCAGGTCGAGATCGAGCATTACCTTCAGCGCTACGCCCACTTCAACAGGCTCGGGAACATCATCACGCCCACCCAGCCGCCCGTCCCGTTCATGACCATGGTCCGGGGGCTGTCGGCCGACGTCGATATGAGCTCCTTCCGCAATGATCCCCTCCCGATCGTCTTCCCCTTTCTCGATCTGACGTTCATCGTGGCTATTCTTTTCAGCCTGGCCGCTCTCGTCTTCAGCTACGATTCCGTCTCCGGGGAGAGGGAGGACGGGACGTTGAAGCTGATGCTGGCCAACGGCGTACCGCGGGCCAAGATTCTGCTCGGCAAAATCGTCGGCAGCACGGCCACCCTTTTAATCCCCTTCCTGATATCGACGATCGCCGGCCTGTTCATCGTCCTCCTCAACCCGCGGGTCGGCTGGAAGGGGGCGGATTTCGGCGCCTTGGCCGTGCTCCTCGTCGGGGTCCTCCTCTACATCGGCTTGTTCGTTACGCTCGGCACCCTGATCTCCGCCCGGCACCGCTCGAGCGCGGCCTCGATCATGACCTCGCTTTTCGTCTGGGTCCTCATGGTCCTCGTCATCCCCAACTTGAGCCCCTATGCCGCTTCGTTTTTCCGGCCCGCCCCATCCCGCCTCAAGATCGAACGGGAGGTCTTCCGGCTGACGCAGGATGAACGAGACGTGCTCGGCCGCCAGTTGGCCAAGGCCAAGACCGACGTCGTGCTCAAGGGGCGCCCCCTCCTCTCCGGAGTGGAACGGATGTCGGAAAAAGACGTCGCGGACGCGATCCGCAAGGATCCCGAGTTCGCCGCGGCCTATAGCCTTTACCGGAAGGCGAGCCAAGAAGGCTGGGACGAGGCCAACGCCAGGCAGTCCGCCAAGGCGGAGGTCCTTCAAAAAGAGCTCGATCGCCGGGAAAAGGCCCAAACCAAGCTCGCGGTGGAGCTGTCCATGGCTTCCCCCCTGGCCGATTTTACTTATCTGGCCACCGATCTCTCCAATACCGGCATGAGGAACCAGCGCCGATTCGATACGCTCCGGCAGGGCTGGTGGCGGATCTACGGGGACTATCAGGATCGACGCCTGGAAGAGCTGAAAAAAGCGAATCCGACCGCGGATGCATGGAATATCGCCGCCGATGTCCGCGACATGCCGCGCTTCCGTTACACGGAAGAATCGCTGGCGGCCCGGCTCAAGGGCATTTTGGCTCCACTGGCCGTGCTGATGATCATGACCGTGGGGCTTTTTATCGGCGCGTTCGTCTCGTTCATCCGTTACGACGCACGCTGA
- a CDS encoding ABC transporter ATP-binding protein — protein sequence MLETINLTKRYEDGQLAVDHLTLKVEPGEIFCMFGANGAGKTTTINILLGFLPATEGQALVEGIDVAKEPLRSKDYLSFVSENVMLYGNFTAYQNLDYFCKLAGKRNLTKADFARVLTSVGLQEEAFNARTRNYSKGMRQKLGLAIALLKDSPNILLDEPTSGLDPKSGQEFLNLLVQMRNQGKSIFMSTHDIFRAKLIADRVGFMRRGKLVMLKTKAELEGEDLTALYIQYMDEQDG from the coding sequence ATGCTGGAAACCATCAACCTGACCAAGCGCTACGAGGACGGCCAGCTGGCCGTGGATCATCTGACCCTGAAGGTCGAGCCGGGCGAGATCTTCTGCATGTTCGGGGCCAACGGAGCCGGCAAAACGACGACCATCAACATCCTGCTGGGGTTCCTGCCGGCGACCGAGGGCCAGGCTCTGGTCGAGGGCATCGATGTGGCCAAGGAACCGCTCCGGTCCAAGGATTATCTGTCCTTCGTTTCGGAAAACGTCATGCTCTATGGCAACTTCACCGCCTATCAGAACCTGGATTACTTCTGCAAGCTGGCCGGGAAGCGCAACCTGACCAAGGCCGACTTCGCCCGCGTCCTCACGAGCGTGGGTTTGCAGGAGGAAGCCTTCAACGCCCGGACCCGGAACTACTCCAAGGGCATGCGGCAGAAGCTGGGGCTGGCCATCGCCCTGCTCAAGGATTCGCCCAACATCCTGCTGGACGAGCCGACCTCGGGCCTCGATCCCAAGTCGGGGCAGGAGTTCCTGAACCTCCTGGTTCAGATGCGGAACCAGGGCAAGTCGATCTTCATGTCCACCCACGACATTTTCCGGGCCAAGCTGATCGCCGACCGGGTCGGATTCATGAGGCGGGGCAAGCTGGTCATGCTCAAGACCAAAGCGGAGCTCGAAGGCGAGGATCTGACCGCGCTCTACATCCAGTATATGGACGAGCAGGACGGCTGA
- a CDS encoding ABC transporter permease subunit produces MLRDIIKKEIMETITSPKFVFTFLLCTVLILLSVYTGISNFQAEKKEYDAAVGLNKKNLESQPSYQALAGLGTKINRPPQVLSTIASGVSEAVGRVATVNVAYDPNMVDSKYESNPVFSIFGALDLSFIVKIVLSLFAILFTYDAIVGEKERGTLKLTLSNRVPRDRLIMGKFIGGYISLLIPLIIPLILSLLIMLVYPNISMAGEDWIRLLLMFLIFFLYLSVFFTLGLFVSARTSKSATSFLILLFIWVIFVTIIPKVSVLAASQIRPIPSVHEITAKKDAYLQQIQGGSQKVVMDWMKQNQTKPGEDPKVFQEKFKKYIEDLQNELTGKIDANNAALERDYQMRKRAQERLAVNLSRISPASALMFSSMSLARTGLEEHDRFVASVRAYKPIFTKWINPKMMQAINFQTGEMTGKVLLSDMPQHRFEPETLGKSLARTLPDFLVMIGLILIFFVGAYVSFLKYDVR; encoded by the coding sequence ATGCTTAGAGACATCATCAAGAAAGAGATCATGGAGACGATCACCAGCCCCAAGTTCGTCTTCACCTTTCTCCTTTGCACCGTCCTGATCCTGCTGTCCGTCTACACCGGGATCAGCAACTTCCAGGCCGAGAAGAAGGAATACGACGCGGCCGTCGGCTTGAACAAAAAGAACCTGGAGAGCCAGCCCAGCTACCAGGCCCTGGCCGGGCTGGGGACGAAGATCAACCGGCCGCCTCAGGTTTTGAGCACCATCGCCAGCGGCGTCAGCGAGGCGGTCGGGCGGGTGGCCACGGTCAACGTGGCCTATGATCCCAATATGGTGGACAGCAAGTACGAGAGCAACCCGGTCTTCTCGATCTTTGGGGCCCTCGACCTGTCTTTCATCGTCAAGATCGTCCTGAGCCTTTTCGCCATCCTCTTCACTTACGATGCCATTGTCGGCGAGAAGGAGCGGGGCACGCTTAAGCTGACGCTGTCCAACCGGGTCCCTCGCGACCGCTTGATCATGGGCAAGTTCATCGGCGGCTACATCAGCCTGCTCATTCCGCTGATCATCCCGCTTATCTTGAGCCTCCTCATCATGCTGGTTTATCCCAATATCTCCATGGCCGGGGAGGACTGGATCCGGCTGCTGCTGATGTTCCTGATATTCTTTCTATACCTCTCGGTCTTCTTCACCCTGGGGCTGTTCGTCTCGGCCCGGACCAGTAAAAGCGCCACCAGCTTTCTCATCCTGCTCTTTATCTGGGTCATCTTCGTCACCATCATCCCCAAGGTCTCGGTCCTGGCCGCCTCTCAGATCAGGCCCATCCCCTCGGTCCACGAGATCACGGCCAAGAAGGACGCTTACCTGCAGCAAATCCAGGGGGGGAGCCAGAAGGTCGTCATGGATTGGATGAAGCAGAACCAAACCAAGCCCGGCGAGGACCCCAAGGTCTTCCAGGAGAAGTTCAAGAAATACATCGAGGACCTCCAGAATGAGCTGACCGGCAAGATCGATGCCAACAACGCCGCTCTGGAGCGCGACTACCAGATGCGCAAACGGGCCCAGGAGAGGCTGGCCGTGAATCTGTCCCGCATCTCGCCGGCCTCGGCCCTGATGTTTTCCTCGATGAGCCTGGCCCGCACGGGGCTCGAGGAGCACGATCGGTTCGTGGCCTCGGTTCGGGCCTACAAGCCGATTTTTACCAAGTGGATCAACCCCAAGATGATGCAGGCCATCAATTTCCAGACGGGCGAGATGACCGGCAAGGTCTTGCTCTCGGACATGCCCCAGCACAGGTTCGAGCCGGAGACGCTGGGCAAATCGCTGGCCCGGACCCTGCCGGACTTCCTGGTCATGATCGGGCTCATCCTGATCTTCTTTGTCGGGGCCTACGTCTCGTTCCTCAAATACGACGTGCGCTGA
- a CDS encoding TonB C-terminal domain-containing protein, with product MDQAGRVRRAALFFLSVLAHAVLIFAAFNVRGYYKIFTYADKARDAFLAPREIFRYPLALRSSPRPTAGRPGSEAIAATIGPGVQPDRTAAPPAAGARQTGSKTAAANPAVGSGEPSGAGPGGEARSGAGGGRDGFKLAYPSADAKISLSKSAASIEDSLVPPGLYRDYSKVDLNKTSGRGEGPGGGGGGGPVVGQAVPRAKRQTGRDAVVVKLPGIDFKPWAEIVLNKIQKNWALPLSAGSGWLGETGVRVLVAKNGQVLSAELDAPTKVEILDQAALRAILASGPFPALPASYPQSSLEVYFVFRYGG from the coding sequence TTGGACCAGGCCGGACGCGTCCGGCGCGCGGCGCTCTTTTTTCTCTCGGTCCTCGCCCATGCCGTGCTGATCTTCGCAGCCTTCAATGTCCGCGGCTACTACAAAATCTTCACTTATGCCGATAAAGCCCGGGACGCTTTCCTGGCCCCGCGGGAGATCTTTCGCTACCCCTTGGCCCTAAGATCCTCGCCGCGTCCGACGGCCGGCCGACCGGGATCGGAAGCGATCGCGGCCACGATCGGCCCGGGTGTTCAGCCGGATCGGACCGCCGCTCCGCCCGCCGCGGGCGCCCGCCAGACCGGAAGCAAAACGGCGGCCGCCAATCCCGCCGTCGGCTCCGGAGAGCCTTCAGGCGCCGGGCCCGGCGGTGAGGCCCGTTCAGGCGCGGGCGGCGGCCGCGACGGATTCAAGCTCGCCTACCCCTCCGCCGACGCCAAGATCAGCCTGTCCAAGTCGGCCGCCTCGATCGAGGACAGTCTTGTGCCGCCCGGCCTGTATCGGGACTATTCGAAAGTCGATCTGAACAAGACCAGCGGACGCGGTGAAGGCCCCGGAGGGGGCGGCGGGGGAGGCCCCGTTGTCGGACAGGCGGTCCCCCGGGCCAAGCGGCAGACCGGCCGCGACGCCGTCGTCGTCAAGCTCCCCGGAATCGATTTCAAGCCGTGGGCCGAGATCGTCCTGAACAAGATCCAGAAGAACTGGGCCCTGCCTCTCTCCGCCGGATCCGGCTGGCTCGGTGAGACCGGCGTCCGCGTCCTGGTGGCCAAGAACGGCCAGGTCTTGAGCGCCGAGCTGGACGCGCCGACCAAGGTCGAGATCCTCGACCAGGCCGCGCTGCGGGCCATTCTGGCATCCGGGCCGTTTCCCGCCCTGCCCGCGTCTTATCCCCAATCCAGCCTCGAGGTCTATTTTGTCTTCCGTTACGGCGGTTAA
- a CDS encoding nitroreductase family protein gives MSEKTPFQALIEQRRSIRRFLPTPVEKEKILSCLEAARVAPSAENAQTWRFLVVDDSEAKDRLAKAAFSGIYRMTQFAAQAPVLVLVLAKLDILANRLGKQIQGVPFFMLDLGIAGEHFVLQAEELGLGTCWIGWFNMRAARKEFRIPRKYKIVSLFALGYPASRPAKDRVRKPLEEIAWFNKFGP, from the coding sequence ATGTCCGAAAAGACCCCCTTCCAAGCCCTGATCGAACAACGGCGGAGCATCCGCCGCTTCCTGCCGACGCCGGTCGAGAAGGAGAAAATCTTGTCTTGTCTGGAAGCGGCCCGGGTGGCGCCTTCGGCCGAGAATGCCCAGACTTGGCGATTCCTGGTCGTCGATGACTCCGAGGCCAAGGATCGACTGGCCAAGGCGGCCTTCTCCGGGATCTATCGGATGACCCAGTTCGCCGCCCAGGCCCCGGTCTTGGTCCTGGTCCTGGCCAAGCTCGACATCCTGGCCAACCGCCTCGGCAAACAGATTCAGGGCGTGCCGTTCTTCATGCTCGACCTCGGCATCGCCGGTGAGCATTTCGTCCTGCAGGCCGAAGAACTGGGGCTGGGGACGTGCTGGATCGGCTGGTTCAACATGCGGGCGGCCCGCAAAGAATTCCGCATCCCCCGCAAATACAAAATCGTGTCGCTGTTCGCGCTGGGCTACCCCGCCAGCCGGCCGGCCAAAGACCGCGTGCGCAAGCCGCTGGAGGAGATCGCCTGGTTCAATAAATTCGGGCCCTGA